A region from the Microbacterium lacus genome encodes:
- a CDS encoding carbohydrate kinase — MSDGANEHSSPTARTTAATDAVIPLPSNRPAARFYRGGRRITDFRGEPAADDFEPEDWVGSVTPVRGESPSGMTVLADGTLLAGAIAGDPVHWLGPAHVAAFGTDPMLLVKLLDAGQRLPVHAHPDRAWAAAHLGAAHGKTEAWYVLSAGEVHLGLARDLGAIELAGIVDRQDAAALLAAMHRLTVAPGDIVHVPAGVLHAIGEGILLVELQEPEDLSILAEWDGFAIDGAAGGHLGVGFAEALTAVENTARTRADVEALVHRAGTDTPLLPADADAFFRIERHLVRGPVELAPGFAILVVLGGEVGIRSGESGTQLLPRGSTALLPHATGSVTLDGAGELLACRPPAPR, encoded by the coding sequence GTGAGCGACGGCGCGAACGAGCATTCCTCTCCAACGGCGCGGACGACGGCCGCGACCGACGCTGTCATCCCGCTCCCGTCGAACCGTCCCGCCGCCCGCTTCTACCGCGGGGGGCGCCGAATCACGGACTTTCGCGGCGAGCCCGCGGCCGACGACTTCGAACCCGAGGACTGGGTCGGCTCGGTCACGCCCGTCCGCGGCGAGAGCCCTTCGGGCATGACCGTGCTCGCGGACGGAACGCTCCTCGCGGGCGCGATCGCCGGCGATCCGGTGCATTGGCTCGGCCCCGCCCACGTCGCCGCGTTCGGAACCGACCCCATGCTGCTGGTCAAGCTCCTCGATGCGGGCCAGCGCCTCCCGGTGCATGCGCATCCTGACCGCGCCTGGGCCGCGGCGCACCTCGGGGCGGCCCACGGCAAGACCGAAGCCTGGTACGTGCTCTCGGCCGGCGAGGTGCACCTCGGCCTTGCGCGCGACCTCGGCGCGATCGAGCTCGCCGGAATCGTCGACCGGCAGGATGCCGCCGCCCTGCTCGCGGCGATGCATCGCCTCACCGTCGCGCCCGGCGACATCGTCCACGTTCCTGCCGGCGTCCTGCACGCGATCGGCGAAGGCATCCTCCTCGTCGAGCTGCAGGAGCCGGAGGACCTCTCGATCCTGGCGGAGTGGGACGGCTTCGCGATCGACGGAGCAGCCGGCGGACACCTGGGCGTCGGGTTCGCCGAAGCGCTCACTGCGGTCGAGAACACGGCACGCACCCGCGCGGACGTCGAGGCGCTTGTGCACCGCGCGGGAACGGACACACCCCTGCTGCCCGCGGACGCCGACGCGTTCTTCCGCATCGAGCGCCACCTGGTCCGCGGGCCGGTGGAACTCGCGCCGGGGTTCGCGATCCTGGTGGTCCTCGGCGGAGAGGTCGGCATCCGTTCGGGCGAAAGCGGCACGCAGCTCCTCCCGCGCGGCAGCACCGCGCTGCTGCCGCACGCCACCGGATCCGTGACGCTCGACGGCGCCGGTGAACTCCTGGCCTGCCGGCCGCCCGCGCCGCGCTGA
- the recQ gene encoding DNA helicase RecQ: MPPDAPPDDWAPPADDGWAPPPDDQRMPAATRPTPARFATAADALHTVFGYESFRGNQGAAIEQLIAGGDAIVLMPTGGGKSLIYQIPALVRPGTGLVVSPLIALMHDQVDALVANGVRAAYLNSTQAPAERAAVERAYLSGELDLIYVAPERLSNATTRSLLQRGTLSVIAIDEAHCVSQWGHDFRPDYLTLGELGEQFPGVPRVALTATATAATHREITERLRLPDAAHFVASFDRPNIQYRIDPKVEPRKQLLSFIRSMPEGSAGIVYALSRKSVEQTAEFLRTQGVDALAYHAGLDAAVRARHQARFLREDGVVIVATIAFGMGIDKPDVRFVAHIDLPKSVEGYYQETGRAGRDGEPSVAWMAYGLGDVVQQRRMIDQSPGDRSYKTRLGQHLDAMLALCETVGCRRQNLLGYFGESSDPCGNCDTCLAAPDTWDGLVPAQKLLSTIVRLQRERGQAFGAGHLIDILRGASTDRIRQQGHDSLSTYGLGADLSDQDWRSVIRQLLARGILVSQGEYGTLALGEPAGGVLRGESAVPLRRDVLGRGGAGSSRVRRAAASDQLDQGDRPVFEALREWRARMAKEQGVPAYIVFGDATLRALAEHRPATLADLDGITGIGAKKREAYGDAVLEVIAAPR; the protein is encoded by the coding sequence ATGCCGCCCGACGCCCCGCCCGACGACTGGGCACCACCCGCCGACGACGGGTGGGCGCCCCCTCCGGACGACCAGCGGATGCCGGCCGCGACGCGCCCGACCCCCGCCCGGTTCGCGACGGCCGCCGACGCGCTGCACACCGTCTTCGGCTACGAGAGCTTCCGCGGCAATCAGGGCGCCGCGATCGAGCAGCTCATCGCCGGCGGCGACGCGATCGTCCTGATGCCGACCGGCGGCGGCAAGAGCCTGATCTACCAGATCCCCGCGCTCGTGCGGCCGGGCACCGGCCTCGTGGTGAGCCCGCTGATCGCGCTCATGCACGATCAGGTCGACGCGCTCGTGGCGAACGGCGTCCGCGCGGCGTACCTGAACTCCACACAGGCGCCTGCCGAGCGTGCAGCGGTCGAGCGCGCGTACCTCTCCGGCGAGCTCGACCTGATCTACGTCGCCCCCGAGCGTCTCTCGAACGCCACGACGCGGTCGCTTCTGCAGCGCGGCACGCTGAGCGTGATCGCGATCGACGAGGCCCACTGCGTCTCGCAGTGGGGGCACGACTTCCGTCCCGACTACCTGACCCTCGGCGAACTCGGCGAGCAGTTCCCCGGCGTCCCGCGGGTGGCGCTCACCGCGACCGCGACGGCGGCGACGCACCGTGAGATCACCGAGCGGCTCAGGCTCCCCGACGCCGCGCACTTCGTGGCGAGCTTCGACCGCCCGAACATCCAGTACCGCATCGACCCGAAAGTCGAGCCTCGCAAGCAGCTCTTGAGCTTCATCAGGTCGATGCCCGAGGGCTCTGCCGGCATCGTCTACGCGCTCAGCCGCAAGAGCGTCGAGCAGACCGCCGAGTTCCTCCGCACGCAGGGCGTCGACGCGCTCGCGTACCACGCCGGACTCGACGCCGCGGTGCGTGCGAGGCACCAGGCCCGGTTCCTCCGCGAGGACGGTGTCGTGATCGTGGCCACGATCGCCTTCGGCATGGGCATCGACAAGCCCGATGTGCGCTTCGTTGCGCACATCGATCTGCCGAAGTCCGTCGAGGGCTACTACCAGGAGACCGGACGCGCCGGCCGCGACGGCGAACCATCGGTCGCCTGGATGGCCTACGGCCTCGGCGATGTCGTCCAGCAGCGTCGCATGATCGACCAGAGCCCCGGCGACCGCTCGTACAAGACGCGCCTCGGTCAGCACCTCGACGCGATGCTCGCGCTGTGCGAGACGGTGGGATGCCGCCGTCAGAATCTCCTCGGCTATTTCGGGGAGTCCTCCGACCCGTGCGGCAACTGCGACACGTGCCTCGCCGCCCCGGACACCTGGGATGGACTCGTCCCCGCCCAGAAGCTCCTCTCGACGATCGTGCGCCTGCAGCGGGAGCGCGGCCAGGCGTTCGGCGCCGGGCACCTGATCGACATCCTGCGCGGCGCGTCGACCGACCGCATCCGGCAGCAGGGGCACGATTCCCTGTCCACGTACGGTCTGGGTGCCGATCTCAGCGACCAGGACTGGCGCAGCGTCATCCGCCAGCTCCTCGCCCGCGGCATCCTCGTCTCGCAAGGGGAGTACGGCACCCTCGCTCTCGGTGAGCCGGCGGGCGGCGTGCTGCGGGGAGAGTCCGCGGTGCCCCTGCGCAGAGACGTGCTCGGTCGTGGCGGCGCCGGGTCGTCGCGTGTACGCAGGGCGGCGGCATCCGATCAGCTCGACCAGGGCGACCGGCCGGTTTTCGAGGCGTTGCGGGAGTGGCGCGCGCGTATGGCGAAAGAGCAGGGGGTGCCGGCCTACATCGTCTTCGGCGACGCCACGCTGCGTGCACTGGCCGAACACCGCCCCGCAACCCTCGCGGATCTCGACGGGATCACCGGAATCGGCGCGAAGAAGCGCGAGGCCTACGGCGACGCCGTGCTCGAGGTGATCGCCGCCCCGCGCTGA